CCTCCCATGAGGCATCTTATCATTGCTTCGAGTGAAGCAACTTGAATTTCCCAGCCTTCTGGCCCCCGCTTTCGTCATCAAACCTATGTTGTTAGGTAGGAAGAGCAAGACCGTTTGCAGGGCCCCGATCTGACCAGCAATCTTTCAGGCGTCAGGTTTGCGGCAAACCTCCAAATCTCAAAGGCTAAATCTCCAAACCCATCCGGAACCCTTCAGCAGCGCTTCAGAAGCCATCTTAGGTATCCTCACTATCTGCGCTCCTTTTGAAGGTCAAGGGAGGTGATTGGGTCAGAGGCCGGATGACTCGGAGTGAATGTCTCATAGGCGGCTGGCAAAGCTCGAAGTTACACTCaagtctttttttctttgcGAAATCCAAATCTGAGGACCAGCCTTGGTGACACTCGCGCGTGTACTCTTTTCTAAGAGAGAGGGTGGACCGAAGGTCCCAGAGGGTTCTCCGGATAAACATAGGTATATCGCCCTTGGAGGCGGCCTCGCACGCATTGAAAAGGGGCGGCTCGACAAGgcacgaagaagaaggtccGACAAGATTTGTGGACAAAACTCTCCTTTGATGACGGGGAAGCGCAAGAGTCACAATCCCCTCACAAAATTGACGCTTAGGGCGTGTGTTCCAGCTCGCCCACAACCTGTAGTTGACGCCGGTCAACAAGAAAGGCTCCGAAGAGGTCAGCGACTAAAACTGAATTCTAAGCTTTCCTTTCTATCCTGATTTTGGACCTTTCCGTCACCTTCGAACAGGCAGTGGCGCCTTTTGCATGTGGCTGTGAGTTATTGGCTGATGACGTTGATGCTCCCCCTCTGAGAAATCACTTGCAAAATAGGGTATCGACTTCTAAGACCAAAACAGCTGTCACCAGTGGGCGCTTAGCCTAAAAGTAAGACGACGTTTAAGCACCAGCTGTTGGTTGCTTGTGAACATAACTCAATGAAAGTATGCAACAGTGACTTGTTCTCTCCGCATGCCGTCCACACCTGTTCAATAAATGACGCTTGTGTGATTGATTTATCATGTTATCAAGACATAATTCACACAAGTTTTCCAACCTCTAGGCATTGGTCCTTCTTTAATTACTGTCGGCGTAGTATTACTTTTGTAACAAGTCGATTCTGCTTGCCGCCTTACCGTCCCATCAACCGCCTCTCGGCGTAACGCAGAGGCAGGTATAGGAGACCACTGAGGAAAAACGCGACCTCGAATCCAATATCTCCCGTCGTGACTGCGATGGGCCCTGTAAACCACACTTGAGAGATGCACGGAACGACAAGAGCGAAGCTAAGCACGGCAGCCCCGATAGCTGCGGCGCCCAACGGCAGCTTTGACGGCTCTTCCCAGATCGCAGTCTCGTACAGGCTGTGGTTCCCGCGGCGGAAAACGAAGTGCTCGGCGACCACGATGCCGATGAACGACGCCGACCAGTAGCCGATGAGGGCGATGAAGTTCTCCAGGCTGAGGAAGAAGTCGTGGGCGGCCCGGATCGCGATggggatgatgatggcggtCACCACGACGGAGAAGACGTACCGCGGCAGCCGGAACGTGGGGATCAGGGTCTGGAAGTTGAGCGTGATGGCGTACATGGTGCCGGAGATGTTGGCCAGCAGGGTGAAGGCGAGCACGACGAGGATGAACttgccgaagccgccggccggggcGAGCATGGCTCCGAGAACGCCGCCGACCAAGGTGCTGCTGAAGCCGTCCTGCCACTCGGGGATGTTGCCCATGGCGCCGCCAATGGCCGCGCCCAAGGTCATGAGCAGGATGGTCGGCACGACCAGTCCGAGATAGCTGTAAGCGAAGATGCGGTGACTAAAGGAAAGCAAGCGTGAGTACTCAACGATGTTGATGAGGGAGGCTGGTTTTTGGCAACTCACGATACGAGGCGCTTCGTGGGGTCGAAGTAGGTCGTCAGATCGGACGCGATGCAAGCCCACGGGAGCATGTAGGATGCGATGACACCGCCGAAGCTGAGGACCCCggatgccgttgccggctCAGCCGCAGCTTgctgcttcagctgctggccgccgcaGCCCACGGCaatgatgatggcgaccaGGGCCGGCATCCAAGCGTAGCCTTCGTAGAAGTGCAGCACGTTGAAACCGCAGAAGGATATCAACAGCGCCGCGATGCCGATCAGGACAATACCGACGGCGGTCGAGAGGTCGCCCTCGGAGACTGCCGAGAGGCACTGTCCTCCAATCACGCAGATAATGACACAGAACCCGGTGAGGGTCGCCAAATTGAGAACGACGGGGATGTACACGAAGTAATAGCTGAGAATACGACCCCATCAGCGACCCCGAAGCTAAGAACATCAGGTTTTACGTCCGGGTGGTGCGGTTTCGACTTACCCAAAGCTGAAGCGAGCTTGGATCATCTGGCGCATGCCTGTCTTGGGGCCCCAAGTGGACAGGAACGCCGGGGCCAGGGTCGACAAGAGGTTGAAAAAGAGAATCACGAGGGCCGAGTCCCGCAGGCCGAGTCCGAACGAGACGGGACCCAACATGCCGAAGGTGATGCTGTCGGTAGAAGTCAGCAAAAAAGACAAGAAGCAAACACGACAATCCCACGGGGCGATCGGAGACCTACGCCAGAATGTTGGTGTTGATCGAACACCAGATTGTAAAGGCGTTGAAGTACTTGGTGTTTGTTCGGGCCTCGAGCGGGATGGGCTCGatgccgccctcctcgacccgGCCGGCCATCAGGACTCGGCGCACGAGG
The genomic region above belongs to Colletotrichum higginsianum IMI 349063 chromosome 2, whole genome shotgun sequence and contains:
- a CDS encoding NCS1 nucleoside transporter; amino-acid sequence: MADNLESQRDQSHHDDKQARESPDVQQHQPGRHGKSLVRRVLMAGRVEEGGIEPIPLEARTNTKYFNAFTIWCSINTNILAITFGMLGPVSFGLGLRDSALVILFFNLLSTLAPAFLSTWGPKTGMRQMIQARFSFGYYFVYIPVVLNLATLTGFCVIICVIGGQCLSAVSEGDLSTAVGIVLIGIAALLISFCGFNVLHFYEGYAWMPALVAIIIAVGCGGQQLKQQAAAEPATASGVLSFGGVIASYMLPWACIASDLTTYFDPTKRLVSHRIFAYSYLGLVVPTILLMTLGAAIGGAMGNIPEWQDGFSSTLVGGVLGAMLAPAGGFGKFILVVLAFTLLANISGTMYAITLNFQTLIPTFRLPRYVFSVVVTAIIIPIAIRAAHDFFLSLENFIALIGYWSASFIGIVVAEHFVFRRGNHSLYETAIWEEPSKLPLGAAAIGAAVLSFALVVPCISQVWFTGPIAVTTGDIGFEVAFFLSGLLYLPLRYAERRLMGR